The proteins below come from a single Triticum aestivum cultivar Chinese Spring chromosome 5D, IWGSC CS RefSeq v2.1, whole genome shotgun sequence genomic window:
- the LOC123124542 gene encoding NDR1/HIN1-like protein 1 yields MGKDCGNHHHDHFRNGCRRLLKVLLGLAFILAVIALIVYLVLRPTHPGFFLQDASLRQLDLSNSTGLLSTSLQVTVASRNPNDRVGVYYDRLDVYASYKDQQITVAASLPAVYQGHGDVDVWSPVLDGPNVPFAPYLASAISQDCQAGHLVLHVKIDGRVRWKVGSWISGHYHLFVTCQALLETVSGNGAPEASGFKFQKTTGCHVEV; encoded by the coding sequence ATGGGCAAGGACTGCGGCAACCACCACCACGACCACTTCCGGAACGGCTGCCGGCGCCTCCTGAAAGTGCTCCTGGGCCTGGCCTTCATCCTCGCCGTCATCGCCCTCATCGTCTACCTGGTGCTCCGCCCCACGCACCCGGGCTTTTTCCTCCAGGACGCCTCCCTCCGGCAGCTCGACCTCTCCAACTCCACGGGCCTCCTCTCCACCTCCCTCCAGGTCACCGTCGCCTCCCGCAACCCCAACGACCGCGTCGGTGTCTACTACGACCGCCTCGACGTCTACGCCTCCTACAAGGACCAGCAGATCACCGTCGCCGCCTCGCTCCCGGCGGTCTACCAGGGCCACGGCGACGTCGACGTATGGTCACCAGTGCTCGACGGGCCCAACGTGCCCTTCGCGCCGTACCTCGCCAGCGCCATCTCCCAGGACTGCCAGGCTGGCCACCTCGTGCTCCATGTCAAGATCGACGGCCGCGTCAGGTGGAAGGTCGGCAGCTGGATCTCTGGCCACTACCACCTCTTCGTCACCTGCCAGGCCTTGCTCGAGACCGTCAGCGGAAACGGCGCACCAGAGGCAAGCGGGTTCAAGTTCCAGAAAACCACTGGCTGCCACGTAGAGGTCTAG